The following are encoded together in the Streptomyces sp. NBC_00341 genome:
- a CDS encoding SDR family NAD(P)-dependent oxidoreductase — MLDRNEYGPWAVVAGGSEGVGASFARLLADAGINLVLIARRPGPLNETAELARAQGVEVRTLALDLLDPAAPAAVRAATDGLEIGLLVFNAGANSYGHEFVTGDLDRVQDVLDLNITAQLALTHHFGALMKERGRGGILLVGSLAGYLGQARISVYSAAKAFSRVFAEGLWLELRPYGVHVLELVLGVTRTPAMERAGLRMDLPGLNVAEPDDIAREGLEHLGDGPVRVAGGNAGAAEKRSGFPRADLVLGADEASRRLLPKPS, encoded by the coding sequence ATGCTGGACAGGAACGAATACGGGCCGTGGGCGGTCGTCGCCGGAGGGTCGGAGGGGGTCGGCGCCTCGTTCGCCCGCCTCCTCGCGGACGCCGGGATCAACCTGGTGCTGATCGCCCGCAGGCCCGGCCCGCTGAACGAGACCGCGGAGCTGGCACGCGCCCAGGGCGTCGAGGTCCGCACCCTCGCACTCGACCTGCTCGACCCCGCCGCCCCGGCCGCCGTCCGGGCTGCCACCGACGGTCTGGAGATCGGCCTGCTGGTCTTCAACGCGGGAGCCAACAGCTACGGCCACGAGTTCGTGACCGGAGACCTGGACCGGGTCCAGGACGTCCTCGACCTCAACATCACCGCGCAGCTCGCCCTCACCCACCACTTCGGGGCCCTGATGAAGGAGCGGGGCCGGGGCGGCATCCTGCTGGTCGGCTCGCTGGCCGGATACCTGGGCCAGGCGCGGATCAGCGTCTACTCGGCGGCCAAGGCGTTCAGCCGGGTCTTCGCGGAGGGGCTCTGGCTGGAACTGCGGCCGTACGGCGTCCACGTCCTTGAGCTCGTCCTCGGTGTGACCCGCACCCCCGCCATGGAGCGCGCGGGACTGCGGATGGACCTGCCAGGACTGAACGTGGCCGAGCCGGACGACATCGCCAGGGAGGGACTGGAACACCTGGGCGACGGTCCCGTGCGGGTCGCGGGCGGCAACGCGGGGGCCGCGGAGAAGCGCAGCGGATTCCCCCGCGCCGACCTGGTGCTCGGAGCCGATGAGGCGTCCAGAAGGCTGCTGCCGAAACCGTCCTGA
- a CDS encoding acyl-CoA dehydrogenase family protein → MDFSLGEELEAVRGLAREILTDRATPERLREVESSPTRVDESLWTDLASAGLLAAVLPEQDGGAGLGTAGLCVLLQEQGRRVAPVPLWPALTGALTVAAYGSAAQRTELLPGLVDGTARPTLALEEFGPAGPLAPRTTAVQDGPDRRLSGVKAVVPSPAGARHVLVTAATGSGPGLFLVRSDAAGVSREYAETTSHDMSAHLTFDGAPAEQVGTPGDGAVEHLLRNAYLALAAVQVGVAEGALAHAVAHLSRREQFGRPLATFQAVQHQLADCYIDIEAMRVTLWHAVDALTPPFDAPAADRAALVAKWWAAEGGLNTVHQVQHVHGGIGVDTDYPVHRHFLWGKQISTTLGGAGAGLEQLGALLTGGAVTG, encoded by the coding sequence ATGGATTTCTCCCTGGGAGAAGAACTCGAAGCGGTACGCGGCCTGGCCCGGGAGATCCTCACCGACCGGGCCACCCCCGAGCGGCTGCGCGAGGTGGAGAGCTCGCCGACGCGCGTGGACGAATCGCTCTGGACCGATCTGGCCTCGGCCGGACTGCTCGCGGCCGTACTGCCCGAACAGGACGGCGGCGCGGGCCTCGGCACGGCCGGGCTCTGCGTGCTCCTCCAGGAGCAGGGCCGCCGGGTCGCCCCCGTGCCGCTGTGGCCCGCGCTGACGGGTGCGCTCACGGTCGCCGCGTACGGCAGCGCGGCGCAGCGTACGGAGCTCCTGCCCGGCCTCGTGGACGGGACCGCCCGGCCGACCCTGGCCCTGGAGGAGTTCGGCCCCGCCGGTCCGCTCGCGCCCCGCACTACCGCCGTCCAGGACGGGCCGGACCGGCGGCTCAGCGGCGTCAAGGCCGTGGTGCCCTCACCGGCCGGCGCCCGGCACGTGCTGGTGACCGCCGCCACCGGCAGCGGGCCCGGCCTCTTCCTGGTCCGCTCCGACGCCGCCGGGGTGAGCCGGGAGTACGCGGAGACCACCAGCCACGACATGAGCGCCCACCTCACCTTCGACGGCGCTCCCGCGGAGCAGGTCGGCACCCCGGGCGACGGCGCCGTCGAACACCTTCTCCGCAACGCGTACCTGGCGCTGGCCGCCGTCCAGGTGGGGGTGGCGGAAGGGGCACTGGCGCACGCGGTCGCCCATCTGAGCCGGCGCGAGCAGTTCGGCCGGCCGCTGGCCACCTTCCAGGCCGTGCAGCACCAGCTGGCCGACTGCTACATCGACATCGAGGCGATGCGGGTCACGCTCTGGCACGCGGTGGACGCACTGACCCCGCCCTTCGACGCGCCGGCCGCGGACCGGGCCGCGCTGGTCGCCAAGTGGTGGGCCGCGGAGGGCGGTCTGAACACCGTCCACCAGGTCCAGCACGTGCACGGCGGCATCGGCGTCGACACCGACTACCCGGTGCACCGCCACTTCCTGTGGGGCAAGCAGATCTCCACCACCCTGGGCGGCGCGGGCGCCGGCCTCGAACAGCTCGGCGCGCTGCTGACCGGCGGGGCGGTGACCGGATGA
- a CDS encoding MaoC family dehydratase — MTPQPDTAPPPTRRHAEVAVGDVLPELAVPVTRTLIVATALASRDYQDVHHDPELARERGSRDIFMNILTSNGLVDRYVTGWAGPAAVVRAIRIRLGAPNHPGDTMVLTGTVTGSSEADHSVEIAVRGTNSQGAHLTGTVSVRLPLEAR; from the coding sequence ATGACCCCGCAGCCGGACACCGCGCCGCCGCCCACCCGCCGCCACGCGGAGGTGGCCGTCGGGGACGTGCTCCCCGAGCTGGCGGTCCCGGTCACCCGCACCCTGATCGTCGCCACCGCACTCGCGAGCCGCGACTACCAGGACGTCCACCACGACCCCGAACTCGCCCGGGAACGCGGCTCGCGGGACATCTTCATGAACATCCTGACCAGCAACGGCCTGGTCGACCGGTACGTCACCGGCTGGGCCGGTCCCGCCGCCGTCGTCCGGGCCATCCGGATCAGGCTCGGCGCCCCCAACCACCCCGGCGACACGATGGTGCTCACCGGCACGGTCACGGGCAGCTCCGAGGCGGACCACAGCGTCGAGATCGCCGTCCGGGGCACCAACAGCCAGGGCGCCCACCTCACCGGGACGGTGTCCGTGCGACTGCCCCTGGAGGCACGATGA
- a CDS encoding FAD-dependent oxidoreductase, with the protein MRDGRQEWDATHDVIVVGSGAGALTGALAAAGEGLDTVVLERTALLGGTSAYSGAACWLPGTQVQERAGLDDSTEAARRYLRALTGDAEAERREAFLRHAPELVARLEADPAIAFEWRAFPDYVAAPGRMDAGRSFVPLDLAPGLLGELLPLVRPAVGRDRAGLGHPDAPLSAGRALIGRLLLAATRTGNARVRTGHRVTGLVTEEGRVTGVEARTAHGTVRVRARRGVLLAAGGFEGDDALRTEHRVPGGAGWSMAPRGTNTGEVLRAAVEAGAGTALMDEAWWCPGTELPDSTAAFTLGLRGGLAVDGSGRRFANESLPYDRMGRAMAARGADTPVHLVFDSREGGALPAITVPPADPARQLAAGAWVRADSLSGLAALIGVPAQALTDTVARFNGFAATGRDEDHHRGEDPYDLFFAAGNAPGPNPCLVPLDRPPYYAARLVLADLGTKGGLRTDAHARVLDREGRPLPGLYAAGNTSASFTGRVYPGPGVPLGSAMVFASLAVRHLAREGR; encoded by the coding sequence ATGCGGGACGGCCGGCAGGAATGGGACGCCACCCACGACGTGATCGTCGTCGGGTCCGGCGCGGGAGCGCTGACCGGAGCGCTGGCGGCCGCCGGGGAGGGCCTCGACACCGTCGTACTGGAACGGACGGCGCTGCTCGGCGGCACCTCCGCCTACTCCGGGGCGGCCTGCTGGCTGCCCGGCACCCAGGTGCAGGAGCGGGCCGGTCTCGACGACTCCACCGAGGCCGCGCGCCGCTACCTGCGGGCCCTGACCGGTGACGCGGAGGCGGAGCGCCGGGAGGCCTTCCTGCGGCACGCCCCCGAACTGGTGGCCCGGCTGGAGGCCGACCCCGCCATCGCGTTCGAGTGGCGTGCCTTCCCCGACTACGTCGCGGCCCCCGGCCGGATGGACGCCGGGCGCTCCTTCGTACCGCTCGACCTGGCGCCCGGGCTGCTGGGTGAACTGCTGCCCCTGGTACGCCCGGCGGTCGGCCGGGACCGCGCCGGCCTGGGCCACCCCGACGCACCGCTGAGCGCGGGCCGCGCCCTCATCGGCCGCCTGCTGCTGGCCGCCACCCGGACCGGGAACGCCCGGGTCCGCACCGGCCACCGGGTGACCGGGCTGGTCACGGAGGAGGGCCGGGTCACCGGAGTCGAGGCGCGCACGGCGCACGGCACGGTCCGGGTACGGGCCCGGCGCGGGGTGCTGCTGGCCGCGGGCGGCTTCGAGGGCGACGACGCCCTGCGCACCGAGCACCGGGTGCCCGGCGGCGCCGGCTGGAGCATGGCGCCCCGGGGCACCAACACCGGAGAGGTACTGCGGGCCGCCGTCGAGGCCGGTGCCGGCACCGCTCTCATGGACGAGGCCTGGTGGTGCCCGGGTACCGAACTCCCCGACAGCACGGCCGCGTTCACCCTCGGGCTGCGCGGCGGCCTGGCCGTGGACGGCTCTGGGCGGCGGTTCGCCAACGAGTCGCTGCCGTACGACCGGATGGGCCGGGCCATGGCCGCCCGGGGCGCGGACACACCCGTCCACCTGGTCTTCGACTCCCGCGAGGGCGGCGCCCTGCCCGCCATCACCGTGCCGCCCGCGGACCCCGCGCGGCAACTGGCCGCCGGTGCCTGGGTGCGGGCCGACTCGCTGTCGGGGCTCGCCGCGCTCATCGGCGTACCCGCCCAGGCCCTGACGGACACCGTCGCCCGCTTCAACGGCTTCGCCGCGACCGGCAGGGACGAGGACCACCACCGGGGCGAGGACCCCTACGACCTGTTCTTCGCCGCAGGGAACGCCCCGGGACCCAACCCGTGCCTGGTCCCGCTCGACCGGCCGCCGTACTACGCGGCCCGGCTGGTCCTCGCGGACCTCGGCACCAAGGGCGGACTGCGCACGGACGCCCACGCCCGCGTCCTCGACCGGGAGGGCCGCCCCCTCCCCGGCCTGTACGCGGCCGGGAACACCAGCGCGTCCTTCACCGGCCGGGTCTATCCGGGCCCCGGCGTTCCCCTCGGCAGCGCCATGGTCTTCGCCTCCCTCGCCGTCCGCCACCTGGCGCGCGAGGGCCGCTGA
- a CDS encoding bifunctional MaoC family dehydratase N-terminal/OB-fold nucleic acid binding domain-containing protein — protein sequence MTGHGEHRPGYEERLQAFTGRELRARTPAQDPVNRPMIRHWAEAMGDTNPVYTDDAAARATGRAGVVAPASMVQAWTMRGYAATVAPPPGGPTGFDELAALLDEGGYTSVVATDSEFTFLRELVPGDHIAVRETVESLSTEKRTGLGAGRFVTTLKTYTDEHGETVATQRWRTLRFAPAPEQAPPAPRPRPAVNRDNAFFFEGANQHRLLIQRCARCSVLRHPPGPCCPECQSLEWDTAEACGHGRIYSFVVNHHPRHPAFESPYLVAVVELTEGTRLITGLTGVAPDDVTIGMPVVLDWLDTGTDPTLPVFRPAPTEAP from the coding sequence ATGACCGGGCACGGCGAGCACCGGCCGGGGTACGAGGAACGGCTCCAGGCCTTCACCGGGCGCGAACTGCGCGCCCGCACCCCGGCCCAGGACCCGGTCAACCGGCCGATGATCCGGCACTGGGCGGAGGCCATGGGCGACACCAACCCGGTGTACACGGACGACGCGGCGGCCCGCGCCACCGGCCGCGCCGGGGTGGTGGCACCCGCCTCGATGGTCCAGGCCTGGACGATGCGCGGCTACGCGGCGACCGTCGCCCCGCCGCCCGGCGGCCCGACCGGCTTCGACGAACTGGCCGCGCTCCTCGACGAGGGCGGCTACACCTCGGTCGTCGCCACCGACTCCGAGTTCACCTTCCTGCGCGAACTGGTCCCGGGGGACCACATCGCCGTCCGCGAGACCGTCGAGTCCCTCTCGACGGAGAAGAGGACCGGACTCGGCGCGGGACGCTTCGTCACCACCCTGAAGACGTACACGGACGAGCACGGCGAGACGGTCGCCACCCAGCGTTGGCGGACTCTGCGGTTCGCCCCGGCGCCGGAACAAGCCCCGCCCGCCCCGCGTCCGCGCCCCGCCGTCAACCGCGACAACGCCTTCTTCTTCGAGGGCGCGAACCAGCACCGGCTGCTCATCCAGCGCTGCGCCCGCTGCTCCGTCCTGCGCCACCCGCCGGGACCCTGCTGTCCCGAGTGCCAGTCACTTGAGTGGGACACGGCCGAGGCCTGCGGGCACGGCCGGATCTACAGCTTCGTGGTGAACCACCACCCCCGCCACCCCGCCTTCGAGTCGCCGTACCTCGTCGCCGTCGTCGAACTCACCGAAGGCACCAGGCTCATCACCGGCCTGACCGGTGTCGCCCCGGACGACGTCACCATCGGCATGCCCGTGGTGCTCGACTGGCTCGACACCGGCACCGATCCGACCCTGCCGGTGTTCCGGCCCGCCCCGACGGAGGCGCCCTGA
- a CDS encoding MaoC/PaaZ C-terminal domain-containing protein produces the protein MTASPWEGRELGTRTVSFTARDAILYALAVGAPADRLDLVYEEHLRVLPTFALTLAQWAPDALGALGAFDVTTAVHGGQHLLVKRPLEPSGELTTSARVARVRDKGSAAVFDVEVSCAYFTATWSLFAPGAGGFGGARGPAAPRRPDRPAEYALSVLTHSRQAALYRLLGDRHAMHIDPAAARAAGMDRPFLHGLCTLAASLLPLAGELGAHPAALVELEARFAAPVFPGERLAVHGWSDAAHGPAARFEVSAEDGRTVLTGGRARFATAGDTETETASETATAAQKEIQDA, from the coding sequence ATGACCGCCTCCCCCTGGGAGGGCCGCGAACTCGGCACCCGTACGGTCTCCTTCACCGCGCGCGACGCGATCCTCTACGCGCTCGCGGTCGGCGCACCGGCGGACCGGCTCGACCTGGTCTACGAGGAGCACCTGCGGGTGCTGCCCACCTTCGCGCTGACCCTCGCCCAGTGGGCGCCCGACGCGCTCGGCGCGCTGGGCGCCTTCGACGTGACCACCGCCGTGCACGGCGGCCAGCACCTGCTGGTGAAGCGGCCGTTGGAGCCGTCGGGCGAGCTGACCACGTCGGCGCGGGTCGCCCGGGTCCGGGACAAGGGGTCGGCCGCCGTCTTCGACGTGGAGGTGTCCTGCGCGTACTTCACGGCGACCTGGTCGCTCTTCGCCCCCGGCGCCGGCGGCTTCGGCGGCGCCCGCGGACCGGCGGCCCCGCGCCGCCCGGACCGGCCTGCCGAGTACGCCCTGAGCGTGCTCACGCACTCCCGGCAGGCGGCGCTCTACCGGCTGCTGGGCGACCGGCACGCCATGCACATCGACCCGGCGGCGGCCAGGGCCGCGGGGATGGACCGGCCCTTCCTGCACGGACTGTGCACGCTCGCCGCGAGCCTGCTGCCGCTCGCCGGCGAACTCGGCGCGCACCCCGCCGCCCTGGTGGAGCTGGAGGCCAGGTTCGCGGCCCCGGTCTTCCCCGGCGAGCGGCTCGCCGTGCACGGCTGGAGCGACGCCGCTCACGGCCCCGCCGCGCGCTTCGAGGTGAGCGCGGAGGACGGGCGCACCGTGCTCACCGGCGGCCGGGCCCGATTCGCCACCGCCGGCGACACCGAGACCGAAACCGCCTCCGAGACCGCCACCGCCGCCCAGAAGGAGATCCAGGATGCTTGA
- a CDS encoding TetR family transcriptional regulator, with product MPRIAEARAGAEPTSPRQRARRQSILRVAADIAASTGLERVQMHEVAKSAGVAIATLYRYFPSKTHLFTALMADQIEGFAARVPERAPGTSPQDAVFETLGSATRNLLRRPALATAMIQSANAARATTVPDLARIDSGFLDLLLRAWGVERPTDHHITRLRLLILLWYGVLQSRLNERLTPQEADADLRMACHLLLAPGPETG from the coding sequence GTGCCCAGAATCGCCGAGGCCAGAGCGGGGGCCGAGCCCACGTCACCCCGGCAGCGCGCCCGCCGTCAGAGCATCCTGAGGGTGGCGGCGGACATCGCCGCTTCCACGGGTCTGGAACGGGTGCAGATGCACGAGGTGGCCAAGTCCGCCGGGGTTGCCATCGCCACCCTGTACCGGTACTTCCCGTCCAAGACCCACCTCTTCACCGCCCTGATGGCCGACCAGATCGAGGGGTTCGCGGCCCGGGTGCCCGAGCGCGCGCCCGGCACCTCGCCCCAGGACGCGGTCTTCGAGACGCTGGGCAGCGCCACCCGCAATCTGCTGCGCCGGCCGGCCCTCGCCACGGCGATGATCCAGTCCGCGAACGCCGCCCGTGCCACGACCGTCCCCGACCTGGCGCGGATCGACTCGGGTTTCCTGGATCTGCTGCTGCGGGCATGGGGCGTGGAGCGGCCCACCGACCACCACATCACCAGGCTGCGGCTGCTGATCCTGCTCTGGTACGGGGTTCTGCAGTCCCGGCTCAACGAGCGGCTCACTCCTCAGGAGGCCGACGCCGATCTGCGGATGGCGTGCCATCTGCTGCTGGCTCCCGGGCCGGAGACCGGCTGA
- a CDS encoding 2-keto-4-pentenoate hydratase translates to MLDAARRAEAAAVLWAAQRDRTPVDPLTTGYPSIDAADAYGIQLINIRRQLAGGRTVSGHKVGLSSKVMQRMMGVDEPDYGHLLSDMVLPEGTPIATDRYCSPRIEVEIGYVLGRSLPGEGCTTADVLAATEYIVPSLELIDSRIKDWRIGLADTIADNASSAGVILGAARVRPAGLDPAGIAAVLYRDGAEIARGNTSAVLGDPTEAVAWLARTVASYGVTLEAGHIILPGSCTRAVDVRPGDEFRAEFEGLGSVSAAFVHSTGQPRPQN, encoded by the coding sequence ATGCTTGACGCCGCCCGGCGCGCCGAGGCCGCCGCAGTGCTGTGGGCCGCACAGCGCGACCGGACCCCCGTCGACCCGCTGACCACCGGCTACCCGTCCATCGACGCGGCCGACGCCTACGGGATCCAGCTGATCAACATCCGCAGGCAGCTGGCCGGGGGCCGCACCGTCAGCGGGCACAAGGTCGGACTGTCGTCGAAGGTCATGCAGCGGATGATGGGCGTGGACGAACCCGACTACGGCCACCTGCTCTCCGACATGGTGCTGCCCGAAGGAACCCCCATCGCCACCGACCGCTACTGCAGCCCCCGGATCGAGGTCGAGATCGGGTACGTACTGGGCCGGAGCCTGCCGGGGGAGGGGTGCACGACGGCGGACGTCCTGGCGGCCACCGAGTACATCGTGCCCAGCCTCGAACTCATCGACAGCCGCATCAAGGACTGGCGGATCGGGCTGGCCGACACCATCGCGGACAACGCGTCGTCCGCCGGTGTGATCCTCGGCGCCGCCCGGGTCCGCCCGGCCGGCCTGGACCCGGCCGGCATCGCCGCGGTGCTGTACCGGGACGGTGCGGAGATCGCCCGGGGCAACACCAGCGCGGTGCTCGGTGACCCGACGGAGGCCGTCGCCTGGCTGGCCCGCACGGTGGCGTCGTACGGCGTGACGCTGGAGGCGGGCCACATCATCCTGCCGGGCTCGTGCACCAGGGCGGTGGACGTGCGGCCGGGCGACGAGTTCCGGGCCGAGTTCGAGGGTCTCGGCTCCGTCTCGGCCGCCTTCGTCCACTCAACGGGACAGCCCCGGCCACAGAACTGA
- a CDS encoding acyl-CoA dehydrogenase family protein, translated as MQLRESAAHLELRRELRAYFAGLMPEDERRRAGEEGVGGDRFREVVKQLGSDGWLGIGWPTEYGGQGRPAEDQYVFFDEVQRAGLPFPFVTVNTVGPALMAHGSAEHRNRFLPGILSGDIVFAIGYTEPAAGTDLASLTTRAVRDGDSFLVNGSKIFTSGANTADYVWLAARTDPDAPRHKGISILIVPTADDGFSWSPIRTVGGLTVTATYYSDVRVPAADVVGEVDGGWRLITAQLNHERIGLAALGGRMIQLWEQVLERSRQDGTADVPWVRQEFARTYARLEAMRLLNWRMTAAVATDTLTGADAGAAKTYGTETHIDVQRGLTQILGAAGRIRPESPGAALAGQVEQLSRQGIVNTFGGGVNEILRDLVATQGLGLPRKGRGA; from the coding sequence ATGCAACTGCGCGAGAGTGCCGCGCACCTGGAGCTGCGGCGGGAACTGCGGGCGTACTTCGCGGGCCTGATGCCCGAGGACGAACGCCGCCGGGCCGGTGAGGAGGGCGTCGGCGGAGACCGCTTCCGCGAGGTCGTCAAACAGCTCGGCTCCGACGGCTGGCTGGGGATCGGCTGGCCCACCGAGTACGGCGGTCAGGGCCGGCCGGCCGAGGACCAGTACGTCTTCTTCGACGAGGTCCAACGGGCCGGACTGCCCTTCCCGTTCGTCACCGTCAACACCGTCGGCCCCGCCCTGATGGCCCACGGCTCGGCGGAACACCGCAACCGGTTCCTGCCCGGCATCCTCTCCGGCGACATCGTGTTCGCGATCGGCTACACCGAGCCCGCGGCCGGCACCGACCTCGCCTCCCTGACCACCCGGGCGGTCAGGGACGGCGACAGCTTCCTCGTCAACGGGAGCAAGATCTTCACCAGTGGCGCCAACACCGCCGACTACGTGTGGCTCGCCGCCCGCACCGACCCGGACGCCCCCCGGCACAAGGGCATCTCCATCCTGATCGTGCCGACCGCGGACGACGGTTTCTCCTGGAGCCCCATCCGCACGGTCGGCGGGCTGACCGTCACCGCGACGTACTACAGCGACGTGCGGGTCCCGGCCGCCGACGTGGTCGGTGAGGTGGACGGCGGCTGGCGGCTGATCACCGCGCAGCTCAACCACGAGCGCATCGGCCTCGCCGCCCTCGGCGGCCGCATGATCCAGCTCTGGGAACAGGTGCTGGAGCGGTCCCGGCAGGACGGCACGGCCGACGTCCCGTGGGTGCGGCAGGAGTTCGCCCGCACCTACGCCCGGCTGGAGGCGATGCGGCTGCTCAACTGGAGGATGACCGCGGCCGTCGCCACCGACACGCTGACCGGCGCCGACGCGGGCGCCGCCAAGACGTACGGCACCGAGACCCACATCGACGTCCAGCGCGGGCTGACCCAGATCCTCGGCGCGGCCGGGCGCATCCGGCCCGAATCGCCGGGCGCGGCACTCGCCGGACAGGTCGAACAGCTCTCCCGGCAGGGCATCGTGAACACCTTCGGCGGCGGCGTCAACGAGATCCTGCGCGACCTGGTGGCGACCCAGGGCCTCGGGCTCCCGCGCAAGGGGCGTGGCGCATGA
- a CDS encoding 3-oxoacyl-ACP reductase, translated as MSATNILEGRTAVVTGAGAGLGRAEALALAALGARVVVNDVGPSAGDVAAEIKALGSEAVAVTGDVGDWSMGDRLVRAAVESFGSLDIVVNNAGVLRDKMLFNLTESDWDDVIRVHLKGHAGLSRAAAVHWRTASKASGAPVYGRVVNTSSEAFLFGAPGQPNYSAAKAGITALTLATAQGLARYGVRANAICPRARTAMTADAFAAGVPAPDGLDIMAPERVATLVAHLASPAADRISGQVFVVYGDMVALLAPPTVEEKFTAADGTFTPQELDARLTPYFSGRDPHRGYAAYSVAGLDTTGTQRTS; from the coding sequence ATGAGCGCGACGAACATCCTGGAGGGGCGTACCGCCGTCGTCACCGGTGCCGGAGCGGGGCTCGGCCGCGCCGAGGCCCTGGCACTGGCGGCGCTCGGCGCCCGGGTGGTGGTGAACGACGTCGGCCCGTCGGCCGGTGACGTGGCCGCCGAGATCAAGGCCCTCGGCTCCGAGGCGGTGGCGGTCACCGGCGACGTCGGGGACTGGTCCATGGGTGACCGACTGGTGCGGGCGGCCGTGGAGAGCTTCGGCAGCCTGGACATCGTCGTGAACAACGCGGGAGTGCTCCGCGACAAGATGCTGTTCAACCTCACCGAGTCGGACTGGGACGATGTCATCCGGGTCCACCTCAAGGGCCACGCCGGTCTGTCGCGCGCCGCCGCCGTGCACTGGCGCACGGCGAGCAAGGCATCCGGCGCCCCGGTCTACGGCCGCGTGGTCAACACCTCCTCGGAGGCGTTCCTGTTCGGCGCCCCCGGCCAGCCGAACTACTCCGCGGCCAAGGCCGGCATCACCGCGCTGACCCTGGCGACCGCACAGGGGCTGGCCCGGTACGGGGTGCGCGCCAACGCGATCTGCCCGCGCGCCCGCACCGCCATGACCGCCGACGCCTTCGCCGCGGGCGTACCGGCGCCGGACGGCCTGGACATCATGGCCCCCGAGCGGGTCGCCACGCTCGTCGCGCACCTGGCCTCACCGGCCGCCGACCGCATCAGCGGACAGGTCTTCGTCGTCTACGGCGACATGGTCGCGCTGCTCGCCCCGCCCACCGTGGAAGAGAAGTTCACCGCCGCCGACGGCACGTTCACCCCGCAGGAGCTCGACGCCCGGCTGACGCCGTATTTCAGCGGCCGCGACCCGCACCGCGGCTACGCCGCCTACAGCGTCGCCGGACTCGATACGACGGGCACCCAGCGCACCTCGTGA
- a CDS encoding lipid-transfer protein, with the protein MSTPTGLSGAAAVAGIGATEFSKNSGRSELRLACEAVLAALADAGLKPRDVDGLVTFTADTNSEIHVARNTGMGDLTFFSRIGYGGGAGCATVQQAAMAVATGIAEVVVCYRAFNERSGERYGLGQADRPMDTTADRAAYAWMTPFGLSTPAQWVAMFARRYLHEYGATTDDFGRVAVVDRKHAANNPAAWFHGRPITLQDHRDSRWIAEPLRLLDCCQETDGGQALVIVSAERARDLPRPPAVIRSAAQGLGADQHMMTSYYRPTITGIPEMGLVGRQLYGQSGLGPADVDAAVLYDHFTPLVLPQLEELGFCEPGEAKDFIADGHLELGGRLPLNTHGGQLGEAYLHGMNGIAEGVRLIRGTSVNQPDRADHVMVTAGTGVPTSGLILGADR; encoded by the coding sequence ATGAGTACGCCGACGGGGCTGTCGGGGGCGGCCGCCGTCGCCGGGATCGGCGCCACCGAGTTCTCCAAGAACTCCGGCCGCAGCGAACTCCGGCTCGCCTGCGAGGCCGTGCTCGCCGCCCTCGCCGACGCGGGGCTGAAACCCCGCGACGTCGACGGGCTGGTCACCTTCACCGCGGACACCAACTCCGAGATCCACGTGGCCCGCAACACCGGGATGGGCGATCTGACGTTCTTCTCCCGCATCGGGTACGGCGGCGGGGCCGGCTGCGCGACGGTGCAGCAGGCGGCCATGGCCGTGGCCACCGGGATCGCCGAAGTGGTCGTCTGCTACCGGGCGTTCAACGAGCGGTCCGGCGAGCGGTACGGGCTCGGGCAGGCCGACCGGCCCATGGACACCACCGCGGACCGGGCCGCCTACGCCTGGATGACCCCGTTCGGGCTGAGCACCCCCGCCCAGTGGGTGGCCATGTTCGCCCGCCGCTATCTGCACGAGTACGGCGCCACCACCGATGACTTCGGCCGGGTCGCCGTGGTGGACCGCAAGCACGCCGCGAACAACCCGGCCGCCTGGTTCCACGGCCGGCCCATCACCCTCCAGGACCACCGCGACTCCCGCTGGATAGCCGAACCGCTCCGGCTGCTCGACTGCTGCCAGGAGACCGACGGCGGCCAGGCCCTGGTGATCGTCTCCGCCGAACGGGCCCGCGACCTTCCCCGGCCGCCCGCCGTGATCCGCTCGGCCGCACAGGGACTCGGTGCCGACCAGCACATGATGACCAGCTACTACCGGCCCACCATCACCGGCATCCCGGAAATGGGCCTGGTAGGGCGCCAGTTGTACGGGCAGAGCGGGCTCGGGCCCGCAGACGTCGACGCGGCGGTGCTCTACGACCACTTCACCCCGCTGGTCCTTCCCCAACTGGAGGAGCTGGGCTTCTGCGAGCCGGGCGAGGCCAAGGACTTCATCGCCGACGGCCACCTGGAGCTCGGCGGCCGGCTGCCCCTCAACACCCATGGCGGGCAGCTGGGCGAGGCGTATCTGCACGGAATGAACGGAATCGCGGAGGGCGTCCGGCTGATCCGGGGCACCTCGGTCAACCAGCCGGACCGGGCCGACCACGTCATGGTCACCGCCGGCACCGGAGTCCCTACCAGCGGTCTGATCCTGGGGGCCGACCGATGA